A stretch of Campylobacter volucris DNA encodes these proteins:
- a CDS encoding trans-sulfuration enzyme family protein, which yields MQNKTKLIHLGRGDVNAEARSVNPTLMRASTILFKDHATWQKYRDLRKTERVLSYGARGTTTNFELEKLICELENGYRAQLFPTGLAALAMVLLNYASKDAHFLITDAIYGPVRTICDLFLAKMEVEVDFLKADASDVEEKIKPNTKLILCESPGSILYEIIDLPKLCEIAHKHNIPVAIDNTYSSGYFFNPLEYGADISVIAATKYLSGHSDVTMGIVVANEKEWKNFDKLPEALGFTTSPDDCYLVLRGMRTLDVRMRAHEKSADEIVEFLQTRKEVKTIFYPKLKTHPNHEVFMRDYKGTNGMVTIEFNDGISKEQAIKFVDDLEYFSIGASWGGYESLATVTTPPRTATDLSARGPFVRFHIGLEDSKDLIADLKQAFEKINFKG from the coding sequence ATGCAAAATAAAACCAAATTAATCCATTTAGGAAGAGGCGATGTTAATGCAGAAGCAAGATCGGTTAATCCGACTTTAATGCGTGCTTCAACTATACTTTTTAAAGATCATGCTACTTGGCAAAAATATAGAGATTTAAGAAAAACCGAGCGTGTTTTAAGCTATGGTGCTAGAGGAACGACTACAAATTTTGAGCTTGAAAAATTAATTTGTGAGCTTGAAAATGGTTATAGAGCTCAGCTTTTTCCAACAGGACTTGCAGCATTAGCTATGGTGCTTTTAAATTATGCTAGCAAAGATGCACATTTTTTAATTACTGATGCTATTTATGGACCTGTTAGAACAATTTGTGATTTATTTTTAGCAAAAATGGAAGTAGAAGTTGATTTTTTAAAAGCAGATGCAAGTGATGTAGAAGAAAAAATCAAACCAAATACAAAATTAATCCTTTGTGAAAGCCCAGGTTCTATACTTTATGAGATTATAGACTTGCCAAAACTTTGTGAAATTGCACATAAACACAATATACCAGTAGCTATTGATAATACTTATTCAAGCGGGTATTTTTTCAATCCTTTAGAATATGGAGCAGATATTTCTGTGATTGCAGCTACTAAGTATTTAAGCGGACATTCTGATGTTACTATGGGGATAGTAGTAGCAAATGAAAAAGAATGGAAAAATTTTGACAAATTACCTGAAGCTTTAGGCTTTACTACTAGCCCAGATGATTGTTATTTAGTGCTTCGTGGTATGAGAACTTTAGATGTTAGAATGAGAGCTCATGAAAAAAGTGCTGATGAAATAGTAGAATTTTTACAAACTAGAAAAGAAGTGAAAACTATTTTTTATCCAAAATTAAAAACCCATCCAAATCATGAAGTTTTTATGCGTGATTATAAAGGCACTAATGGTATGGTTACTATTGAATTTAATGATGGAATTTCAAAAGAACAAGCAATTAAATTTGTAGATGATTTAGAGTATTTTTCAATTGGAGCTAGTTGGGGTGGATATGAAAGCTTAGCTACTGTTACTACTCCACCTAGAACTGCAACAGACCTAAGCGCTAGAGGTCCTTTTGTGAGATTTCATATAGGTCTTGAAGATAGTAAAGATTTGATTGCTGATTTAAAACAAGCGTTTGAAAAAATAAATTTTAAAGGATAA
- the dcuC gene encoding C4-dicarboxylate transporter DcuC, whose product MLGLFFAGCSVFLLVFMLYKKINAHMALLLSGLFLLALAGIFGLSPIINEKQSLHLGIFDIFQVVNTKMSSTLAGLGLTLMCIAGFSAYMDHVGASYALFKVFEKPLKAVKSPYVLLLVSYFVIQFLVLFIPSHAGLALLLMVTMYPILVRSGVSKLSALSIIAVCQYIDHGPGSGNVILASKTAEIDPAVYFVHYQLPATIPIIIAVGIAFYFCSKYFDKKENFVFNREDVEKELMEHDGKKEELKKPPKIYAILPVIPLVLILGFSSVLDSILVLMGLTTIEEVQAASSTAIRMNVPVAMMISTFIAIIFEIIRYRSLVDTLNSIMVFFKGMGHLFVITVSLIVCGQVFASGLLSVGFVDTLINFAKDAGFGVLAIIIAVSILLAVCAFLMGSGNAAFFSFAPLIPNIAKSFGVETITMIAPIQIMTGFGRCVSPIAPAILAISAMAKVNPLQVVKRTAIPMLVAAIVNVIMTYIYI is encoded by the coding sequence ATGTTAGGTCTATTTTTTGCAGGATGCTCTGTATTTTTACTCGTTTTTATGCTTTATAAAAAAATCAATGCCCATATGGCATTGCTTTTAAGTGGTTTATTTTTATTAGCTTTGGCAGGAATTTTTGGACTTTCGCCTATTATTAATGAAAAACAATCATTACATCTTGGAATTTTTGATATTTTTCAAGTAGTAAATACTAAAATGTCAAGCACTTTGGCAGGACTTGGGCTTACTCTTATGTGTATAGCAGGATTTTCAGCTTATATGGATCATGTTGGTGCAAGTTATGCTTTATTTAAGGTATTTGAAAAACCATTAAAAGCGGTTAAATCACCATATGTTTTATTGTTAGTTTCTTATTTTGTTATCCAGTTTTTAGTGCTTTTTATACCTTCTCATGCGGGTTTGGCATTATTGCTTATGGTAACTATGTATCCTATTTTAGTGCGTTCAGGTGTTTCTAAACTTTCAGCGCTTTCGATTATCGCAGTGTGTCAGTATATAGATCATGGACCAGGAAGTGGTAATGTGATATTGGCTTCAAAAACTGCTGAGATTGATCCAGCTGTGTATTTTGTGCATTATCAATTACCTGCAACTATACCAATTATCATAGCTGTAGGCATTGCGTTTTATTTTTGCTCAAAATATTTTGACAAAAAAGAAAATTTTGTATTTAATCGTGAAGATGTTGAAAAAGAATTAATGGAGCATGATGGCAAAAAAGAAGAATTAAAAAAACCACCTAAAATTTATGCAATTTTACCAGTGATACCTTTGGTATTGATTTTAGGTTTTAGTAGTGTTTTAGATAGTATTTTGGTTCTAATGGGGCTTACTACTATAGAAGAAGTTCAAGCAGCTTCATCGACTGCAATTAGAATGAATGTGCCAGTTGCAATGATGATTTCAACCTTTATAGCAATTATTTTTGAAATTATTCGTTATAGAAGTTTAGTAGATACTTTAAATTCTATTATGGTTTTCTTCAAAGGTATGGGGCATTTGTTTGTTATAACTGTTTCTTTGATAGTTTGTGGTCAGGTTTTTGCAAGCGGACTTTTATCAGTTGGTTTTGTGGATACTTTGATAAATTTTGCAAAAGATGCAGGTTTTGGAGTGCTTGCTATCATCATAGCAGTTTCAATTTTGCTTGCTGTGTGTGCATTTTTAATGGGTTCAGGAAATGCTGCATTTTTCTCTTTTGCGCCACTTATCCCAAATATAGCAAAATCTTTTGGAGTAGAAACTATCACTATGATAGCACCAATTCAAATAATGACAGGCTTTGGAAGATGTGTCTCGCCAATAGCTCCAGCTATTTTAGCAATTTCGGCTATGGCAAAGGTCAATCCTTTGCAAGTTGTAAAAAGAACGGCTATTCCTATGCTTGTGGCTGCTATTGTTAATGTCATAATGACTTATATTTACATATAA